The following proteins are encoded in a genomic region of Sulfurospirillum arsenophilum NBRC 109478:
- the torA gene encoding trimethylamine-N-oxide reductase TorA yields the protein MKNNSRRDFLKTSLMGSAAVVGSVNSLNAIDIASGPILNESQKFSATHFGAFKAYIKGDQFTGVSDFVDDALPTPMIQALPSRTYAPTRVKYPYVREGFLKKGHQSDTSKRGSEKFVRVSWDVALDLVAKEVMRVQNTYGYKSIYAGSYGWFCVGKLNNPQRLMNRMMKIAGGYVGRTGDYSTGAAQVIMPHVLGTNEVYEQQTSWDMVLKHAKNVVFWGADPMTTNQIAWEIPAHESYSYMSELKKLSDAKKINVMSVDPVANDTQRYFDGEHIRIRPNTDVAMMLGMAYHLYNNKLYDQEFIKKYTVGFKQFEQYLIGEKDNTPKTPEWAERICGVSANTIKKFAEKLMKERSLLMAGWATQRADHGEQFHWTMVTLCAMLGQIGLPGGGFGFSYHYAGGGTPTADAPGLTGISTNIVSDKEGPWTKYKPFNIPAAKVVDMISNPGKKIAFNGKEIVYPNIKMVYWAGGNPFHHHQDRNAMLKAWKRLETVIVHEPFWTSTARMADIILPATTEIERNDIERIGDYSSTHFLALQQGIDPVGESKNDFEICREICKRWGYEKEFTENKTPMQWLEQFYKEALSQGLEKNITIPKFEEFWKQGYIKFATPQSAKEFVRHADFRENPMLNPLGTPSGKIEIFSKVVDSFKYDDCKGHPMWFEPMEWLGSSKAKKTSLHVLSPHPKYRLHSQLSNTWLRDLYEVSGREPIWINPEDAKKRGIKSGDVVKVFNERGTTLAGAIVTQAVSQGVLRMCEGGWYDPMEPGKIGTMCKHGDVNQLTIDKGTSSLAQANIANTALAEIEKYTGEIPNITIFDEPKIARK from the coding sequence ATGAAAAATAATTCAAGAAGAGATTTTCTTAAAACAAGCCTTATGGGTAGTGCAGCTGTTGTTGGCAGTGTCAACAGTCTAAATGCTATTGATATCGCTAGTGGACCTATTTTAAATGAGTCCCAAAAATTTAGTGCAACACACTTTGGTGCTTTTAAAGCCTATATTAAAGGTGATCAGTTTACGGGAGTCAGTGATTTTGTGGATGATGCTCTCCCAACACCTATGATACAAGCGCTTCCCTCCCGTACCTATGCTCCAACACGCGTGAAATACCCTTATGTACGAGAAGGTTTCCTCAAAAAAGGCCATCAAAGCGATACTTCTAAAAGAGGTAGTGAAAAATTTGTACGTGTTTCTTGGGATGTAGCGTTAGATCTTGTTGCTAAAGAAGTAATGCGTGTACAAAATACTTACGGTTACAAAAGTATTTATGCGGGTAGTTACGGTTGGTTCTGTGTTGGAAAACTCAATAACCCACAACGCCTTATGAATCGTATGATGAAAATTGCAGGTGGCTATGTGGGCAGAACGGGTGATTATTCTACTGGTGCCGCTCAGGTCATTATGCCACACGTATTGGGGACGAATGAAGTCTATGAGCAACAAACATCATGGGATATGGTACTTAAACATGCTAAAAATGTTGTTTTTTGGGGTGCTGATCCTATGACAACGAATCAAATAGCATGGGAGATACCAGCGCATGAATCATACAGTTATATGAGTGAACTTAAAAAGCTTAGTGATGCTAAGAAGATTAATGTCATGTCTGTTGATCCCGTCGCAAATGATACCCAACGCTATTTTGATGGAGAGCATATTCGTATAAGACCAAATACGGATGTTGCCATGATGTTAGGTATGGCATATCATCTTTATAACAATAAACTTTATGATCAAGAATTTATTAAAAAATACACGGTTGGATTCAAACAATTTGAGCAGTACCTGATTGGCGAAAAAGACAATACACCAAAAACTCCTGAATGGGCAGAGCGAATTTGTGGTGTTTCAGCTAATACAATCAAAAAATTTGCAGAAAAGCTTATGAAAGAACGCTCTTTATTGATGGCAGGATGGGCAACGCAAAGAGCCGATCATGGTGAACAATTCCATTGGACGATGGTGACACTTTGTGCAATGTTAGGGCAAATTGGTCTTCCTGGTGGAGGCTTTGGTTTTAGTTACCATTATGCAGGTGGCGGAACACCAACAGCAGATGCACCAGGACTTACCGGTATTTCAACCAATATTGTGAGTGATAAAGAAGGTCCTTGGACTAAGTATAAACCCTTTAATATCCCTGCGGCAAAAGTCGTCGATATGATCTCAAATCCTGGCAAAAAAATTGCATTTAATGGCAAAGAGATTGTGTATCCTAATATTAAAATGGTTTACTGGGCAGGCGGAAATCCTTTCCATCATCATCAAGATCGAAACGCAATGCTTAAAGCATGGAAAAGGTTAGAAACCGTCATTGTTCATGAACCTTTTTGGACATCGACAGCACGTATGGCAGATATCATCCTTCCAGCAACGACTGAAATAGAGCGTAATGATATTGAGAGAATTGGGGATTATTCATCAACACATTTCTTGGCACTTCAACAAGGTATTGACCCTGTTGGCGAATCCAAAAATGACTTTGAAATTTGTCGTGAAATCTGTAAGCGATGGGGCTATGAAAAAGAATTTACAGAAAATAAAACACCAATGCAATGGTTAGAACAATTTTATAAAGAAGCGCTTTCTCAAGGGCTTGAAAAAAACATCACTATTCCAAAATTTGAAGAATTTTGGAAGCAAGGCTATATTAAGTTTGCAACGCCTCAATCTGCAAAAGAGTTTGTGAGACATGCTGATTTTAGAGAAAACCCTATGTTGAATCCATTGGGAACGCCTTCTGGAAAAATAGAGATATTCTCAAAAGTGGTTGATAGTTTCAAATATGATGATTGCAAAGGGCATCCTATGTGGTTTGAGCCAATGGAGTGGCTTGGTAGTTCTAAAGCTAAAAAAACATCATTACATGTGCTTTCTCCGCATCCAAAGTATCGTCTACATTCTCAATTAAGCAATACATGGTTGAGAGATCTTTACGAAGTGAGTGGAAGAGAGCCTATTTGGATTAACCCCGAAGATGCTAAAAAAAGAGGTATCAAAAGTGGTGATGTTGTTAAAGTCTTTAATGAAAGGGGCACAACACTTGCCGGAGCTATCGTAACGCAGGCTGTATCGCAAGGTGTACTTCGAATGTGTGAGGGCGGATGGTATGATCCTATGGAGCCTGGTAAAATTGGTACTATGTGTAAACATGGTGATGTCAATCAGTTGACGATTGATAAAGGAACATCTAGCCTTGCGCAAGCCAATATTGCCAATACTGCATTAGCTGAAATCGAAAAATATACAGGTGAAATTCCTAATATTACTATATTCGATGAACCTAAAATTGCAAGAAAATAA
- a CDS encoding c-type cytochrome → MKTLTKSIVVTALFCSITAQATPLYTKCVACHGSTGEKSALNKSLIIKDMSKADFVSAMKGYKDGSYGKDQKALMKVQVTTLSDAQIEEIASFIVKK, encoded by the coding sequence ATGAAAACATTAACTAAATCAATTGTAGTGACGGCATTATTTTGTAGTATCACTGCGCAAGCAACACCACTGTATACCAAGTGTGTAGCGTGTCATGGATCTACGGGCGAGAAATCTGCTTTGAACAAAAGCTTGATCATTAAAGATATGAGCAAGGCTGATTTTGTGAGCGCGATGAAAGGCTATAAAGATGGCAGTTATGGCAAAGATCAAAAAGCTCTTATGAAAGTACAAGTCACTACGCTTAGTGATGCGCAGATTGAAGAGATTGCCTCTTTTATCGTTAAAAAATAG
- a CDS encoding Rieske 2Fe-2S domain-containing protein, whose product MATCQKRRDFIGMALTGVTAVGGVCALGAMKKSWDPLPSVQSAGFVTVDISTIQEGEARSFQWRGKPIFVLRKSADTPKNAKRDVVIGEKIFTLVIGLCTHLGCIPSYDAKKKSFICACHGGVFDASGINTFGPPPRPLDIPPFKISGETLVLGEEGEEYKKLIAKKA is encoded by the coding sequence ATGGCAACTTGTCAAAAAAGGCGTGATTTTATAGGCATGGCACTTACTGGCGTTACAGCTGTGGGTGGTGTGTGTGCGCTTGGTGCGATGAAAAAGAGTTGGGATCCACTCCCAAGTGTGCAATCGGCTGGCTTTGTTACAGTGGATATCTCGACCATACAAGAGGGCGAAGCGCGCAGTTTTCAATGGCGTGGAAAGCCGATCTTTGTGTTACGTAAAAGTGCCGATACGCCTAAAAATGCAAAACGCGATGTGGTTATTGGCGAGAAAATTTTTACTCTTGTCATTGGTTTGTGTACGCACCTCGGCTGCATTCCTTCATACGATGCGAAAAAGAAAAGTTTTATCTGCGCCTGTCACGGTGGCGTTTTTGATGCGAGCGGCATTAACACCTTTGGTCCACCACCTCGTCCATTAGACATTCCTCCCTTTAAAATTTCAGGTGAAACACTTGTCTTAGGCGAAGAAGGCGAAGAGTACAAAAAATTAATCGCGAAAAAAGCGTAG
- a CDS encoding cytochrome b, with protein MAEIRKSEGFIDWLDQRLAVKAFMRVMMTEYWIPKNINFLWAMGVVLVILFGVLLVTGLLLLMYYKPDINLAFDSVNYTIMQEVEYGWLWRHMHGVAASATFLIIYIHLFTGIYYGSYKKGREMIWITGMVLFIAFSAEAFSGYMLPWGQMSYWAAQVITNLFSGIPVIGDDVVIWIRGDYVVADATLTRFFMLHVVLLPLVIIVVIAVHFYSLRFPHVNNQDSVEFDFDAESKKFLDGDKKESKVVPFWPVFLSKDFFVVGFFMTIFFALVCYHFDFAMDPINFEPANSMKTPAHIYPEWYFLWNYEVLRGFFFDIGGMAAMDIGLIAFVIANIVFMILPFLDRNPMNTAPAHKRPIFKYWFWLLVCDMIVLTVYGKLPPTGMNAWVGFVAAVIFLGLFIALPFITKHEAKGDEQ; from the coding sequence ATGGCAGAAATTCGAAAAAGCGAAGGCTTTATAGACTGGCTAGACCAGCGGTTAGCGGTAAAAGCGTTTATGCGTGTGATGATGACCGAATACTGGATACCCAAAAACATCAATTTCCTCTGGGCGATGGGTGTGGTTTTGGTCATTTTATTTGGCGTGTTGTTGGTGACGGGGCTACTTTTATTGATGTACTACAAGCCTGATATCAACCTCGCGTTTGATAGTGTGAATTACACTATTATGCAAGAAGTAGAGTATGGTTGGTTGTGGCGTCATATGCATGGTGTTGCGGCTTCGGCGACATTTCTTATCATCTACATTCACCTTTTTACGGGTATTTATTATGGCTCTTATAAAAAAGGTAGAGAGATGATCTGGATAACAGGCATGGTGCTTTTTATCGCCTTTTCCGCCGAAGCGTTTAGTGGTTATATGCTTCCTTGGGGGCAGATGAGTTACTGGGCGGCACAAGTGATAACTAACCTTTTCAGTGGCATCCCTGTTATTGGCGATGATGTCGTCATTTGGATACGGGGTGATTACGTGGTGGCGGATGCGACATTAACACGCTTTTTTATGCTTCATGTTGTACTCCTTCCTTTGGTGATTATCGTCGTGATTGCGGTGCATTTTTACTCACTTCGCTTTCCGCATGTGAATAATCAAGATTCCGTTGAGTTTGATTTTGATGCTGAGTCAAAAAAGTTTTTAGATGGAGACAAAAAAGAGTCTAAAGTCGTTCCTTTTTGGCCTGTCTTTCTCTCCAAAGACTTTTTTGTGGTTGGCTTTTTTATGACGATTTTCTTTGCCCTTGTCTGTTATCACTTTGACTTTGCGATGGATCCAATTAACTTTGAGCCTGCAAATTCAATGAAAACACCAGCGCATATCTACCCTGAGTGGTATTTTTTGTGGAACTATGAAGTGCTTCGAGGCTTTTTCTTTGACATCGGTGGCATGGCGGCGATGGATATTGGGTTAATCGCGTTTGTGATCGCCAACATTGTTTTTATGATCTTGCCATTTTTAGATCGCAATCCGATGAATACGGCACCTGCACACAAACGACCTATCTTTAAATACTGGTTTTGGCTTTTGGTGTGCGATATGATCGTGCTCACGGTCTATGGAAAACTTCCTCCCACAGGTATGAACGCATGGGTTGGATTTGTCGCAGCCGTTATTTTTCTAGGATTGTTTATCGCCCTTCCATTTATTACCAAGCACGAAGCCAAAGGAGATGAACAATGA
- a CDS encoding c-type cytochrome: MKEIKILAIVLFFTAVTYWGVEPYAHSQMHPHVAPADFSFKDMEPLHVNGNVENGKALVEANCIACHSIKSLGQEAPMSFEDAANAYGVVPPDLSHAGVIYDKNYLAGFLKDPVGATKLLHKFGDTKPYAMPSYTFLSEQEIADIVAYLGNIVSTKASNKVVFEEACGRCHSIKYDGFKAQTPTASLKGYLGAEAPDVSMMIRSKKAEYLNTFINEPLKMVEGIAMPRVGLTEASQEQVVAYMENVGDRKKAERESLGLKLIGFMAIFTLIAYLWKVKIWKEVE, encoded by the coding sequence ATGAAAGAGATCAAAATTTTAGCCATTGTGCTCTTTTTTACGGCGGTGACTTATTGGGGCGTGGAGCCATATGCACATTCGCAAATGCACCCGCATGTCGCACCCGCTGATTTTAGTTTTAAAGACATGGAACCTTTACATGTAAACGGAAATGTGGAAAATGGTAAAGCTCTTGTTGAAGCTAATTGCATTGCGTGTCATAGCATTAAAAGTTTAGGACAAGAAGCGCCTATGAGCTTTGAAGATGCGGCAAATGCGTATGGTGTCGTCCCACCAGATCTCAGTCATGCAGGTGTTATTTATGATAAAAATTACCTTGCAGGCTTTTTGAAAGACCCTGTGGGGGCGACCAAACTTTTGCATAAATTTGGAGATACCAAACCTTATGCTATGCCCAGCTACACTTTTTTAAGTGAGCAAGAGATAGCCGATATTGTGGCGTATTTAGGGAATATTGTCTCCACAAAAGCTTCCAATAAAGTTGTTTTTGAAGAGGCGTGTGGCAGATGTCATAGTATAAAGTACGACGGGTTCAAAGCACAAACTCCTACAGCTTCTCTAAAAGGTTATCTTGGTGCTGAAGCTCCTGATGTGTCGATGATGATTCGCTCTAAAAAAGCGGAGTATTTAAACACGTTTATCAACGAACCACTGAAGATGGTTGAAGGCATTGCGATGCCTCGCGTGGGACTGACTGAAGCGTCTCAAGAGCAAGTGGTCGCTTATATGGAAAATGTCGGGGATCGCAAAAAAGCAGAGCGTGAAAGCCTTGGCTTAAAGCTCATTGGATTTATGGCTATTTTTACCCTAATAGCGTATTTGTGGAAAGTTAAAATTTGGAAGGAGGTGGAGTAA
- a CDS encoding OprD family outer membrane porin — protein MKLANLSLAALCVAGLSTCSFGADTLADAFKEGKISGELKAFYWDRDRNPSIPSDSIFNMGVMLNYKTGSLNGFSLGLTGQSNNAPFASSNAKQQFGWDEYGSGAQLSEAYLAYHAGKTTVQVGRMFLDTPLIASLGNRIIKESFEGASIVNTDLPNTTLTAAYVQKFQAQTDGAGNVGKFTTYSNPYGTSPLLEDGAYTLVAVNKSITGLTLTAAYAEDMNTNGSMAYAEAAYSVAVNAFTYGLAAQYYYNDKEITGTKSSDLYGFKASLGYGAMSGYVAYSSVSKDATVTPGIGWGADLAYTGTIILSSSYPANTDAYAIGLGYAFTPTTTVNVAYTVTDDDDLSYGKASYISLTGNYAFDGALKGLNFLAMYDKENRDKAGTKDKDEFRFSAVYKF, from the coding sequence ATGAAATTGGCAAATCTTAGCTTGGCAGCTCTTTGTGTTGCAGGACTTAGTACCTGTTCTTTTGGTGCAGATACGTTGGCTGATGCCTTTAAAGAGGGCAAAATAAGTGGTGAGTTAAAGGCATTTTACTGGGATCGTGATCGCAATCCATCCATTCCGAGTGATTCTATTTTTAATATGGGTGTTATGCTCAATTATAAAACAGGCTCTTTAAATGGCTTTAGCCTTGGCTTAACGGGACAATCCAATAATGCTCCCTTTGCGAGTTCTAATGCAAAGCAACAATTTGGTTGGGATGAATACGGCTCTGGCGCACAACTTTCTGAAGCATATCTTGCTTACCATGCAGGTAAAACCACCGTTCAAGTGGGTCGTATGTTCTTAGATACGCCACTCATCGCCTCATTAGGCAACCGTATCATCAAAGAGTCATTTGAGGGTGCAAGCATCGTCAATACCGACCTTCCTAATACGACATTAACCGCAGCCTACGTTCAAAAATTCCAAGCGCAAACCGATGGGGCTGGAAACGTCGGCAAATTTACTACCTATAGCAATCCTTACGGCACATCCCCTCTTTTGGAAGATGGTGCGTATACTCTCGTAGCTGTTAATAAATCGATTACAGGCTTGACCTTAACCGCAGCGTATGCCGAAGATATGAATACCAACGGCTCAATGGCGTATGCAGAAGCGGCGTACAGTGTTGCCGTGAATGCATTTACGTACGGGCTGGCAGCGCAATACTACTACAATGACAAAGAGATCACAGGGACGAAAAGCTCTGACTTGTACGGATTCAAGGCAAGCCTAGGATACGGTGCTATGAGCGGTTATGTAGCCTACAGCAGTGTCAGTAAAGATGCAACCGTCACACCTGGTATTGGTTGGGGTGCAGACCTTGCATATACGGGCACGATCATACTTTCAAGCAGTTATCCTGCCAATACCGATGCTTATGCTATAGGTCTTGGTTATGCGTTTACGCCAACAACGACGGTGAATGTCGCTTATACGGTAACGGACGATGATGACCTCTCTTACGGCAAAGCATCCTATATTTCTCTTACGGGCAATTACGCCTTTGATGGAGCACTTAAAGGGCTTAACTTCTTAGCAATGTACGATAAAGAAAATAGAGATAAAGCAGGTACTAAAGATAAAGATGAATTTAGATTTAGTGCAGTGTACAAGTTTTAA
- a CDS encoding EAL domain-containing protein, with product MKSTQTASLRQMSKGMTLLYIEDDSLARDAANSLFSEFFDDVIVGFDGEDGARLYATHHEHIDLVITDITMPRMNGIEMIEKMRAINPEVAIIVISAHNEAHYLTQTIEAGVDGYLLKPLGVTQMVKTLGKVLEKLHLRHENMKNALLLKQYENITNTSSIISKTDPKGVITFVNDKFCQISGFTKEELLGRSHNIIRHPDMPKTAFRDLWKTIKDEKKTWQGIVKNRAKNGDTYYVKTTVQPILNPDGHVDEYISLRHDITAIMSDKKQLFDFLEANRLSVLILVQIEDYTILEKFYDKANVEKIEDAFGKNMLYLMPNRWGFQRVYHLGNGLYAFAIDRRNCRASKEEIHAVLEQFLANVKEYIVKIDAIEYDISVICSFTYGIYKIFEDAKIGIENAIQKKQSIVYADGLSGIEYDNALKNIETIHMIKTAIDNRKIISYFQPIVNNTTQKIEKYESLVRLVTEDEQLLTPFYFLETAKKGRYYTKITKIVLENSFAALAKIPEASISINLSMHDIERGEITDYIDNLLLQYEDEAHRIIFELLESEDIKDLLMIKQFIKKVKMKGVKIAIDDFGTGYSNFERLLSYEPDILKIDGSLIKNIQNNQVNQNIVETMILFAKKQNLTTVAEFVENEAIYEIVRDMGIDYSQGYYFGKPELF from the coding sequence ATGAAGAGCACACAAACAGCATCACTCAGACAAATGAGCAAGGGGATGACGCTTCTTTACATTGAAGATGATTCACTTGCAAGAGATGCTGCCAATAGTCTCTTTTCGGAATTTTTTGATGATGTCATCGTAGGGTTTGATGGTGAGGATGGCGCACGCTTGTATGCCACTCACCACGAACATATTGATCTTGTCATTACGGACATTACGATGCCACGCATGAACGGCATCGAGATGATCGAAAAAATGCGGGCTATCAACCCAGAAGTTGCCATCATTGTCATCTCCGCGCACAATGAGGCACATTATCTTACGCAAACGATCGAAGCAGGCGTTGACGGCTACTTGCTTAAACCTTTGGGCGTTACGCAGATGGTTAAAACATTGGGTAAGGTTCTTGAAAAGCTGCATTTGCGTCATGAAAACATGAAAAACGCGCTCTTGCTCAAACAGTACGAAAACATTACCAACACCAGTTCCATCATTTCTAAAACCGACCCAAAAGGTGTCATCACCTTTGTCAATGATAAGTTCTGCCAAATCTCAGGCTTTACCAAAGAAGAGCTTCTTGGAAGATCACACAACATCATTCGTCATCCTGACATGCCTAAAACGGCCTTTCGAGATCTTTGGAAGACCATCAAAGATGAGAAAAAAACATGGCAGGGCATTGTTAAAAATCGCGCTAAAAATGGCGACACCTACTATGTGAAAACAACCGTACAGCCTATCTTAAATCCTGATGGTCATGTGGATGAATACATCTCATTGCGTCATGATATTACAGCTATTATGAGTGATAAAAAGCAACTTTTTGACTTTTTGGAAGCCAACCGTCTCTCTGTGTTGATTTTAGTACAGATTGAAGACTACACCATTTTAGAGAAGTTTTACGATAAAGCCAATGTTGAAAAAATCGAAGATGCCTTTGGTAAAAACATGCTCTACCTTATGCCCAATCGTTGGGGTTTTCAAAGAGTCTATCACCTCGGAAATGGGCTTTATGCCTTTGCGATAGACAGACGAAACTGTCGTGCGAGTAAAGAGGAAATTCATGCCGTACTCGAGCAATTTTTAGCCAATGTCAAAGAGTATATTGTCAAAATTGACGCTATTGAGTATGACATCTCTGTTATTTGTAGTTTTACGTATGGCATTTATAAAATATTTGAAGACGCCAAAATCGGCATTGAAAATGCCATTCAAAAGAAACAATCTATCGTCTATGCCGATGGACTCTCAGGCATTGAGTATGACAATGCCCTGAAAAATATTGAGACGATTCATATGATTAAAACAGCGATTGATAATCGCAAAATCATCTCCTATTTTCAGCCTATCGTAAACAATACCACGCAAAAAATTGAAAAGTACGAATCCTTAGTACGCCTTGTGACCGAAGATGAGCAACTGTTAACGCCCTTTTATTTTTTAGAAACAGCAAAGAAAGGTCGCTACTACACCAAAATTACCAAAATCGTTTTGGAAAACTCGTTTGCAGCACTTGCTAAAATTCCTGAAGCATCCATCTCCATCAATCTCTCTATGCACGACATCGAACGAGGCGAGATTACAGACTACATTGATAATTTGTTGTTACAGTACGAAGATGAAGCACATCGCATCATTTTTGAGCTGTTGGAGAGTGAAGATATTAAAGATCTTTTAATGATAAAACAGTTTATCAAAAAGGTCAAAATGAAGGGTGTTAAAATCGCTATAGATGACTTTGGAACGGGCTATTCTAACTTTGAGCGACTGCTTTCGTACGAGCCTGATATTCTTAAAATTGATGGTAGTTTGATTAAAAATATTCAAAATAATCAAGTCAATCAGAATATTGTAGAGACCATGATACTTTTTGCCAAAAAACAGAACCTTACCACGGTTGCTGAGTTTGTAGAAAATGAAGCGATTTACGAGATCGTACGCGACATGGGGATTGATTATTCACAAGGGTATTATTTCGGGAAACCTGAACTGTTTTAA
- a CDS encoding phosphatidylserine decarboxylase, translated as MQRYPNFKSSIASRLFGVFASKEFPNPIQRTINKTYTSMMKVDLMEFEEASAYKSLNALFTRRFKTRRLFNINDKTLISPCDSLISAFGKIENSLALQIKGFSYDVRSLLGDYISKEAKERLDEGDFVNFYLSPRDYHRYHTPIDMRVAKAVHIPGHLYPVNFTWLKKIHGLFVENERVVLECYTKENRLFYMVFVGALNVGKMAFTFDKTIQTNAKANLQQCYLYDNLNLSKGEELGHFEMGSTIVMLFEKNSVNLDLDGIGHVKFGQPIGGIHHEEHTNSITQTNEQGDDASLH; from the coding sequence ATGCAACGTTACCCTAACTTTAAAAGTTCTATTGCGTCTCGTCTTTTTGGCGTTTTTGCGTCCAAAGAGTTCCCAAACCCAATACAACGCACCATCAACAAAACCTACACCTCAATGATGAAAGTTGACTTGATGGAATTTGAAGAAGCCTCAGCCTATAAAAGCCTTAATGCCCTTTTTACCAGACGTTTTAAAACGCGTCGCCTTTTTAACATCAATGACAAAACGCTCATTTCGCCTTGCGATAGTCTTATCAGTGCTTTTGGAAAAATTGAAAACAGTCTCGCTTTGCAGATTAAAGGATTTTCATACGATGTGAGAAGCCTTCTTGGAGATTATATTTCAAAAGAGGCAAAAGAGCGTTTGGATGAAGGTGATTTTGTCAACTTTTACCTCTCTCCTCGCGATTACCATCGTTACCACACGCCTATCGATATGCGCGTTGCCAAAGCGGTGCATATACCAGGGCACCTCTACCCTGTAAACTTTACATGGCTAAAAAAAATTCACGGTCTTTTTGTTGAAAATGAGCGTGTAGTCCTGGAATGTTATACCAAAGAAAATAGACTCTTTTATATGGTTTTCGTGGGCGCTCTCAACGTCGGAAAGATGGCATTTACCTTTGATAAAACCATCCAAACGAACGCAAAAGCCAACCTACAACAGTGTTACCTCTACGACAACTTGAACCTCTCAAAAGGAGAGGAACTCGGGCATTTTGAAATGGGATCAACCATCGTTATGCTTTTTGAAAAAAATTCTGTCAATTTAGACCTAGATGGAATCGGTCATGTCAAATTTGGACAACCTATAGGGGGAATACACCATGAAGAGCACACAAACAGCATCACTCAGACAAATGAGCAAGGGGATGACGCTTCTTTACATTGA